From the genome of Fusobacterium varium, one region includes:
- the cysS gene encoding Cysteine--tRNA ligase: MIKIYNTLSGKIDEFKPVKEGEVSMYVCGPTVYNYIHIGNARPAIFFDTVRRYFEYRGYKVKYVQNFTDVDDKMIRRANEEGVSLKDIAEKYIKAYFEDTSKVNLKEAGMIRPKATEHIGDMIEIIQNLIEKGYAYEAEGDVYFNVEKYKDGYGALSKQNVEDLKSGARIEVADIKKSPVDFALWKAAKEGEPSWDSPWGKGRPGWHIECSAMSHRYLGDTFDIHGGGQDLIFPHHENEIAQSKCSCGGEFARYWMHNGYININGEKMSKSGTFMLLRQVLEQFEGRVIRLFILGAHYRKPMDFSNYELNQAKSSLERIENALLRAKDALAADTKEGGADCAELAEVLKSSSEKFVTAMDDDFNTAQGLGAIFELIKELNKALEGDKLSAKGKETVKETVDYVVNIMQEVLGVILKLDNEVGNLTSELVEFILEMRREARADKNWAMSDKIRDRLAEMGIKIKDGKDTTTWSM, encoded by the coding sequence ATGATAAAGATATACAATACCCTCAGTGGAAAAATTGACGAATTTAAACCTGTAAAAGAAGGGGAAGTGTCAATGTATGTCTGTGGGCCTACAGTATATAACTATATTCATATTGGAAATGCAAGACCAGCTATATTCTTCGATACAGTAAGAAGATATTTTGAATATAGAGGATATAAAGTAAAATATGTACAAAACTTTACAGATGTAGATGATAAGATGATAAGAAGAGCTAATGAAGAAGGTGTTTCCCTTAAAGATATAGCTGAAAAATATATAAAAGCATATTTTGAGGATACTTCAAAAGTAAATCTTAAAGAAGCTGGAATGATAAGACCCAAAGCAACTGAGCATATTGGAGATATGATAGAAATAATCCAGAACCTTATAGAAAAAGGATATGCTTATGAGGCAGAAGGAGATGTATACTTCAATGTAGAAAAATACAAAGATGGATATGGAGCTCTTTCTAAACAAAATGTAGAGGATCTTAAAAGTGGTGCAAGAATAGAAGTTGCAGATATAAAAAAATCTCCTGTAGATTTTGCTCTTTGGAAAGCAGCAAAAGAAGGGGAGCCAAGCTGGGATTCTCCTTGGGGTAAAGGAAGGCCAGGTTGGCATATTGAATGTTCAGCAATGTCGCACAGATATCTTGGAGATACATTTGATATACATGGTGGAGGACAGGATTTAATATTTCCACATCATGAAAATGAAATAGCACAGTCTAAATGTTCTTGTGGTGGAGAGTTTGCAAGATATTGGATGCATAATGGATATATCAATATCAATGGAGAAAAGATGTCTAAATCAGGAACATTTATGCTTCTTAGACAGGTTCTGGAACAATTTGAAGGAAGAGTAATAAGATTATTTATACTGGGAGCTCATTACAGAAAACCTATGGATTTTTCCAATTATGAATTGAATCAGGCAAAATCATCATTAGAAAGAATAGAAAATGCTTTGTTAAGAGCTAAAGATGCATTGGCAGCAGATACGAAAGAAGGTGGAGCAGATTGTGCTGAACTGGCAGAAGTACTTAAATCTTCAAGTGAAAAATTTGTAACTGCTATGGATGATGACTTTAATACTGCACAAGGACTTGGAGCTATATTTGAACTTATTAAAGAATTGAACAAGGCTCTTGAGGGAGATAAACTAAGTGCAAAAGGAAAAGAAACTGTAAAAGAAACTGTAGACTATGTAGTTAATATAATGCAGGAAGTTTTAGGTGTTATACTTAAACTCGATAATGAAGTTGGAAATTTGACTTCTGAGCTTGTTGAATTTATTCTTGAAATGAGAAGAGAAGCAAGAGCTGACAAGAATTGGGCTATGTCTGATAAAATTAGAGATAGATTGGCAGAAATGGGTATAAAAATCAAAGATGGAAAGGATACAACTACATGGAGCATGTAG
- a CDS encoding N-carbamoyl-D-amino acid hydrolase, whose translation MNIRIEQMKPVLGNTEQNLLKMLESIEKGIEAGDDIIVFPELALNGYMLEDTVFETAMKKIPDVLLEKSKEISIIFGMAEMGEDEYPYNTAYYLEDGKVVHKHRKVYLPDYGMFFEGRYFGTGEKIRAFDTKFGRMGMLICEDAWHQSAHYILSQDGAKYIFSIANAPARLGVNKSSVSATWKTLLKSSSISNGVFNIMTNRAGVEDGVTFFGNSMVIDPCGEVVKEADYFKEDTLCCCIDSSSIRRARISAPVFKSEKIDLTIRELKRIQKNRFE comes from the coding sequence ATGAATATTCGTATAGAGCAGATGAAACCTGTATTGGGAAATACAGAGCAGAATTTATTAAAAATGTTGGAATCAATAGAAAAAGGAATAGAAGCAGGAGATGATATTATAGTATTTCCTGAATTGGCATTAAATGGGTATATGCTGGAAGATACAGTTTTTGAAACAGCTATGAAGAAAATTCCAGATGTGTTGTTAGAAAAAAGTAAGGAAATAAGTATAATATTTGGCATGGCAGAAATGGGAGAAGATGAATATCCATATAACACAGCCTATTATCTTGAAGATGGAAAAGTTGTACATAAACATAGAAAAGTATATCTTCCTGATTATGGAATGTTTTTTGAGGGAAGATATTTTGGAACTGGAGAGAAAATAAGGGCATTTGATACAAAATTTGGAAGAATGGGAATGCTTATATGTGAAGATGCTTGGCATCAATCAGCTCATTATATTCTTTCACAAGATGGAGCTAAGTACATATTTTCCATAGCTAATGCTCCTGCTAGACTTGGAGTAAATAAATCTTCTGTATCAGCAACATGGAAAACTTTATTAAAGAGCAGTTCTATATCTAATGGGGTTTTTAATATAATGACTAACAGAGCAGGAGTAGAAGATGGAGTGACATTTTTTGGAAACTCTATGGTAATAGATCCATGTGGAGAGGTAGTAAAAGAAGCTGATTACTTTAAAGAAGACACTTTGTGTTGCTGTATAGATTCGAGCAGTATAAGAAGAGCAAGAATAAGTGCCCCTGTATTTAAATCAGAAAAGATAGATTTGACTATTAGAGAATTGAAGAGAATACAAAAAAATAGATTTGAATAA
- the ispD_1 gene encoding 2-C-methyl-D-erythritol 4-phosphate cytidylyltransferase: MKEDEGSTYILVQDGVRPFMKEKYIEMTCAALDRDKSLAGAVIGVPVKDTIKVVGLDGEILATPNRAGLVAVHTPQTFRGDILKKAYKKAEAEKFLGTDDSSLVERIGEKVKIITGDYDNIKITTLEDLLSLK, encoded by the coding sequence TTGAAAGAAGATGAGGGAAGCACTTACATATTGGTGCAAGATGGAGTAAGACCTTTTATGAAAGAAAAATATATAGAAATGACCTGTGCAGCACTTGATAGGGATAAAAGCCTTGCTGGAGCAGTGATAGGAGTACCTGTAAAAGATACTATAAAAGTAGTTGGGTTAGATGGAGAAATACTTGCTACTCCAAATAGAGCAGGATTGGTTGCAGTTCATACACCACAGACTTTTAGAGGGGATATACTTAAGAAAGCATATAAAAAAGCAGAAGCTGAAAAATTTCTTGGAACAGACGATTCCTCTCTTGTAGAGAGAATAGGAGAAAAGGTAAAAATTATTACAGGAGATTATGATAATATAAAGATAACTACATTAGAAGATTTGTTATCTCTTAAATAG
- the ispD_2 gene encoding 2-C-methyl-D-erythritol 4-phosphate cytidylyltransferase, which produces MYSSDSEIKKRKITLILAAAGIGKRMGLDYPKQFFEHNGKPLFIFPLEIAEKSSLIDEIIIVTNENNIDLVEKQCNKYNIKKVKKFLQEEKNVRILFIML; this is translated from the coding sequence ATGTACAGTAGTGACTCTGAAATAAAAAAAAGAAAAATAACTCTTATACTAGCTGCTGCTGGAATTGGAAAAAGAATGGGATTAGATTATCCAAAACAGTTTTTTGAGCATAATGGAAAACCATTATTTATTTTTCCGTTGGAAATAGCAGAAAAATCTTCTTTGATAGATGAAATAATTATTGTAACTAATGAAAATAATATTGACTTAGTGGAAAAACAATGTAATAAATATAATATAAAAAAAGTAAAAAAATTCTTGCAGGAGGAAAAGAACGTCAGGATTCTATTTATAATGCTTTGA
- the mutS2 gene encoding MutS2 protein, which yields MNRHSYTVLEFDKLREEISNYSAIEENHYKILGLEPFKDFSSLNRELDILRDFTDFLKFDGGLETAGMKDICKMTKKSQLIGTYLDVEDLWDINHNLRLFRVFKNRLDDLNKYKDLRDKFNDVPILRGVEDIINKAIDNNKEIKDDASLDLRDIRIHKKTLAMNIKRKFDELFNEPQFAKVFQEKIITERDGRSVVPVKADFKGQIKGIEHDRSSSGQTVFIEPLSIVALNNKNRELEIKEKEEIRKILLRITDYIRNNKDDIDKVGEAIITLDILNARAMYGIEKKCVVPNINNREILTLIEARHPFIPISSVVPLTFEIGKDYNTLLITGPNTGGKTVALKTAGLLTLMALSGIPIPAHEHSSIGFFTGVYADIGDEQSIEQSLSSFSAHLKNVQEILENVTKASLVLLDELGSGTDPTEGSAFAMAVIDYLKDKKCKSIITTHYSEVKAHGYNEEGIETASMEFNVETLSPTYRLLIGIPGESNALTIARRLGVSEEVINKAKSYISDDNKKIEKMISNIKDKADELDVMKKQVEFLKEAAQRDKEAFEEKLRILEKEKNDILKEAYEKADRMMKEMQSKAAALVEKIQKEDNKKEDIKNVQKSLNMLRSALQSDKSKTVIEKPKVARKVDFKVGERVFVNSLNQFANVLKINLSKETTQVQAGILKLEVSLDDVKVVEEKKQKVYNSFSHKKTAVRSEIDLRGKMVDEAVYELETYLDRAIMNSYNEVYVIHGKGTGALREGILNYLKKCPYVKEYRIGGHGEGGLGCTVVTLK from the coding sequence ATGAATAGACATAGTTATACAGTTTTGGAATTTGACAAGCTGAGAGAAGAAATTTCAAATTATAGTGCTATAGAAGAGAACCATTATAAAATATTGGGGCTTGAACCTTTCAAGGATTTCAGCTCTTTAAATAGAGAGCTTGATATATTGAGAGATTTTACAGATTTTTTGAAATTTGATGGTGGATTGGAAACTGCTGGAATGAAAGATATTTGTAAAATGACAAAGAAATCACAATTGATAGGAACATATCTTGATGTGGAAGACTTATGGGATATCAACCATAATCTAAGACTTTTTAGAGTATTTAAAAATAGACTAGATGATTTGAATAAATATAAAGATTTAAGAGATAAGTTTAATGATGTACCTATTTTAAGAGGAGTAGAAGATATTATTAATAAAGCTATTGATAATAATAAAGAGATTAAAGATGATGCTTCTCTTGATTTAAGAGATATCAGAATCCATAAAAAAACTCTTGCAATGAATATCAAGAGAAAGTTTGATGAACTTTTTAATGAGCCTCAGTTTGCCAAAGTATTTCAGGAAAAAATAATCACTGAAAGAGATGGAAGAAGTGTAGTTCCTGTAAAAGCAGACTTTAAAGGTCAGATAAAAGGTATTGAACATGACAGGTCATCAAGTGGGCAGACAGTATTTATTGAGCCTTTGTCAATAGTTGCTCTAAATAATAAAAATAGAGAACTGGAGATAAAAGAAAAAGAGGAAATAAGAAAAATACTTCTTAGAATAACTGATTATATAAGAAACAATAAAGATGATATAGATAAAGTGGGAGAAGCAATTATTACTCTGGATATACTTAATGCCAGAGCTATGTATGGAATAGAAAAAAAATGTGTAGTACCTAATATAAATAACAGAGAAATTTTGACATTGATAGAGGCAAGACACCCATTTATACCTATTTCATCAGTTGTACCTCTTACATTTGAAATAGGAAAAGACTACAACACTCTTCTTATCACTGGACCAAATACAGGGGGAAAGACAGTTGCATTGAAAACAGCTGGACTTTTGACATTGATGGCTTTGAGTGGAATACCTATTCCAGCACATGAACATTCAAGCATTGGATTTTTTACAGGAGTCTATGCAGATATTGGTGATGAACAGAGTATAGAGCAATCATTATCTTCCTTTTCTGCTCATTTAAAAAATGTTCAGGAGATACTTGAAAATGTGACAAAAGCTTCACTTGTGCTTTTAGATGAATTAGGATCAGGGACAGACCCTACTGAGGGATCAGCTTTTGCTATGGCTGTTATAGATTATTTAAAGGATAAAAAATGTAAATCGATAATAACTACTCACTATAGTGAAGTAAAAGCTCATGGATATAATGAAGAGGGAATAGAAACAGCATCAATGGAATTTAATGTGGAAACTCTTTCTCCTACATATAGGCTTTTAATAGGAATACCTGGAGAAAGTAATGCACTTACTATTGCCAGAAGACTTGGAGTATCAGAAGAGGTAATCAACAAAGCAAAGAGCTATATAAGTGATGATAATAAAAAAATAGAAAAAATGATAAGTAATATTAAGGACAAAGCTGATGAACTTGATGTTATGAAAAAACAGGTGGAATTTCTGAAAGAAGCTGCTCAAAGAGATAAAGAGGCTTTTGAAGAAAAGCTTAGAATTTTGGAAAAAGAAAAAAATGATATATTGAAAGAAGCATATGAAAAAGCAGACAGAATGATGAAGGAGATGCAGTCTAAAGCAGCAGCTCTAGTAGAGAAAATACAAAAAGAAGATAATAAGAAAGAAGATATTAAAAATGTTCAAAAAAGTCTGAATATGCTTAGATCAGCGTTACAGTCTGATAAGAGTAAAACTGTAATAGAAAAGCCAAAAGTTGCAAGAAAAGTAGATTTTAAAGTGGGAGAAAGAGTGTTTGTCAACAGTCTTAATCAGTTTGCTAATGTACTTAAAATAAATCTTTCTAAAGAAACAACACAGGTACAGGCAGGAATATTAAAACTGGAAGTATCTCTAGATGATGTAAAAGTAGTAGAAGAAAAGAAGCAGAAAGTATATAATTCATTCTCTCATAAGAAAACAGCTGTAAGAAGCGAAATAGATTTAAGAGGAAAAATGGTAGATGAAGCAGTTTATGAGCTTGAAACTTATCTTGATAGAGCTATTATGAATTCATATAATGAGGTTTATGTAATACATGGAAAGGGTACTGGAGCACTTAGAGAGGGAATACTTAATTACCTGAAAAAATGTCCTTATGTAAAAGAATATAGAATAGGAGGACATGGAGAGGGAGGATTAGGATGTACAGTAGTGACTCTGAAATAA
- the rpmB gene encoding 50S ribosomal protein L28, producing the protein MQRCEITGTGIISGNQISHSHRLTRRVWKPNLQVTTIVVNGSPVKVKVCSRTLKTLRGASEVEVMNILKANASTLSARLAKFLSK; encoded by the coding sequence ATGCAAAGATGTGAAATCACAGGAACTGGAATTATCAGTGGTAACCAAATTTCTCACTCTCATAGACTTACTAGAAGAGTATGGAAACCAAATTTACAAGTTACTACTATCGTTGTAAACGGATCTCCAGTTAAAGTTAAAGTTTGTTCAAGAACTTTAAAAACTTTAAGAGGTGCCAGTGAAGTTGAAGTAATGAATATTTTAAAAGCTAATGCTTCTACTTTAAGTGCTAGACTTGCTAAATTCTTAAGCAAATAG
- the brnQ_3 gene encoding LIV-II encodes MDSKVIKKGIIVGFALFSTFFGAGNLIFPPGIGVASGTEWISGALGLFCSGILLPVIAVIAVNNSGGDVKNILNPVAPWFYNFFYLIMVLMLATTSTMPKLAATTHEMGIKALTDKVPMPVTILVFFLIIFFIAKDASSVVDKIGKYLTPALLIALLIIVAAAVIKPIGTPVPTGIKKPFVDALITGYNTGDLTLGLMCASLFFNALRDGEIKKSQINTGIYITALVAIVGLTVIYIGLLYLGATGDGYVTVDMSMATMLIVLVEQLLGKAGSGVLAIIVMLACLTTGVGIATIGGEFVEEFTKGRIKYTTWLVVICIVGGCLGILGVNRIVGYASFMFAVIYPMCIVLTFLGLIKKFLPNDGPFKGGILMAFLFSLMETLVNGGMNISAFKMILSKMPLSEYGFAWLVPSIIGMIIGAFIIKTKVPDVEE; translated from the coding sequence ATGGATAGTAAAGTGATTAAGAAAGGAATAATAGTTGGATTTGCTCTTTTTTCAACTTTTTTTGGAGCAGGAAATTTGATATTTCCACCTGGAATAGGAGTAGCAAGTGGGACGGAATGGATATCAGGAGCTTTAGGATTATTTTGTTCAGGAATATTGCTTCCAGTAATTGCTGTAATTGCAGTGAATAATTCTGGAGGAGATGTTAAAAATATTTTGAATCCTGTTGCTCCTTGGTTTTATAACTTTTTTTATCTGATAATGGTATTAATGCTTGCTACTACTTCAACTATGCCGAAATTAGCGGCAACAACTCATGAAATGGGAATCAAAGCATTAACTGATAAAGTACCAATGCCAGTGACAATATTGGTTTTCTTTTTAATTATATTTTTTATAGCCAAAGATGCCAGTTCTGTAGTAGATAAAATCGGAAAATATCTGACACCAGCACTTTTGATTGCATTATTGATAATAGTTGCAGCAGCAGTCATTAAACCAATAGGAACACCTGTTCCTACAGGAATAAAAAAACCTTTTGTAGATGCCCTTATAACTGGATATAATACTGGTGATTTGACTTTAGGTTTGATGTGTGCCTCTCTGTTTTTTAATGCTTTGAGAGATGGAGAAATAAAGAAGAGTCAGATAAATACAGGTATATATATTACAGCTCTAGTTGCTATTGTAGGATTAACAGTTATTTATATAGGTCTGCTGTATTTAGGTGCCACAGGAGATGGATATGTAACAGTAGATATGTCAATGGCAACAATGCTGATAGTTCTTGTAGAGCAGCTTCTTGGAAAAGCAGGGTCAGGAGTTTTGGCAATTATTGTTATGCTTGCTTGTTTAACTACTGGAGTAGGGATAGCAACTATTGGAGGAGAATTTGTAGAGGAATTTACAAAGGGAAGAATAAAATATACAACATGGCTGGTAGTTATATGTATAGTAGGAGGATGTTTGGGAATTTTAGGAGTTAATAGAATAGTTGGATATGCATCTTTTATGTTTGCTGTAATTTATCCAATGTGTATAGTATTAACTTTTTTAGGATTGATAAAGAAATTTCTTCCAAATGATGGGCCTTTTAAAGGTGGGATTTTAATGGCATTTCTTTTCAGTCTGATGGAAACTTTAGTAAATGGTGGAATGAATATTTCTGCATTTAAAATGATTTTAAGTAAAATGCCTTTATCTGAATATGGATTTGCATGGCTGGTACCATCAATAATTGGAATGATAATAGGAGCATTTATAATAAAAACAAAAGTTCCAGATGTAGAAGAATAG